The genomic DNA CGCGTTTCCAGGTTACATGGCTTAATAGTTGTGTAATTGTTTTTATATCAATTTATATCTGTGCATGTTTGTAGCTGTTATATcctctttatttcatttttgtttaccACCCCCCATCTGTTTTACATGCATTTGTGGTGTGGGTAGCTGACAGATGAATAGCATATTTTGGACAAGAAGGACATTCATACTGGATGTTTTCCTTAACTTTGTGAAATGCACCACATTCATTTCCACATTTACACtggatgcttgaaaattagtCAATTAACTCAacttggaatatatatatatatatatatgacagaGATTTTCTATATCATAATAGAATAATTTTCCAACAATTTTGTTTTGCTCCAGAGTCCTCTCAATGAGTATGACTTCAGGGTGACAGACTTGTTTGGAGATCTCCGAGATGGGGTGCAGCTTTGTAGAGCCATTCAGCTCTTGCAACATGACACTTCCATACTCATGGTTAGCTTAATCTTTATAATATGGTTCTATTATTCTTAGTTGGATATTGCATGTAATAGGTGTCTTGTTGCCTTACGTTTATCGATAGAAAATGGTGATCCCATCAGATGCTCATAAAAAGAATATGGTTAATTGTGGCATTCCCCTACAACATCTAAAGTAGGCTGGTACGCCATTATTTGATGAAGATGGATCAATGATTATAGAATTGACATTGCTAGTGGAGATAAAGAATTGACACTTTCTTTGCTATGGAATGTGTTTGTTCATCTATAGGTACATATGCAAATTCATTATGCTTAATGTCATAGTTTGATCCTGACAATCCTTATTTCTTCCTATTCCCTGTGAATGGGAAGATTTCTTCTAACGACTAAGTAGTGATATGAGGAAGAAATTAAGGAGATAGGGAGAAGTaagagaaacaaagagaaacagagagagaaagagactgTGAGAGAATTGAACCAGCCAAGGAAGATTCCTTACAGCCTAGTTGTTGTAACCGCCTTTGCCAGCTTACTCCACTTGCATGTGGATTCCTTTGAGCTAACAACCTCTAACAAACTACAgcattacataaattaaaatagctGAAATAACACTAACAGAATAATACTAATAGAATGCAAGaaatcacaataaaaatttattccCAAGGTATGTCTCGTAGCGTGACATTTCCCCCCTAGTTCAagaattcttgtcctcaagaatgcTAAGAAGATTGGCTGATCTTGGGAACTGCTTGAGCAAATAAAAAAGGTACTCCCAAGTGCTGTCCTCAGCCATCTTATCTCGCCACTTGACTAATACCTGGATTAGTGGTGCCCCTTGTTGGTAAATGACTCGCCTGTCCACTATGGCCTCTGGTTTTAGAGCTTCACGATTTTCCCTAGGCAGCGTAGGTAGGGAGGGACTCACCTTTTGTGCTCCTACTGACTTCTTCAAGAGGGACACATGGAACACTAGGTGGATGTGGGAGTTCTTCGAAAGTTGCAGTCGATAGGCTACTTGTCTGATCCTATCAATTATGGGAAAGGGCCCATAATATTTAGGGCTAAGCTTGGACACTTGTCCATGGGATATAGACTTCAAATAAGGGTACCAAAGCCGCAAATACATTTCTTCTCCCACCTCAAAATTCCTCTCACTTCTCTTTTTGTCCGAAATttgcttcatcctattttgAGCTAAAGCTAACTCCCTTTTTAGCTGCTGCAAAACCTCCATTCTTTGCTGCAAATATTCCTCCACAGTGGGCACCGTTGAATAGTTGCTCACTACTGGTAAAATAGGCGGTTTGTAACCAAACAGGGCTTTTAATGGGGACATCTTAAGGGATGTGTGGTGGTTAGAGTTGTATCACCATTGGGCCAAGGATAACCACTTGTACCAGCTCTTAGGATGTAGGAAGCTTACACACCTTAAGTATGTTTCCAACCCTTGATTAACCCTCTCTGTTTGGTCGTCCATTTGAGGATGATAAGCCGTGGACATATTCAACCTTGTGCCCAGCGCCCTCATCAACTCCTTCCATAAAAGGttggtaaaaattttatctcagTCTAATATTATTGTCTTAGGAACTCCATGTATTTTTACCACTTGATTCATGAAAACTCTAGCCACATCTTAGGCTGTAAAGGGGTGTGTGAGTCCTATAAAGTGCGTGAACTTGGTTAGCATGTCGACTACCACCAAAATCCTATCCCTACCTTCCGATTTTGGTAGtccctcaatgaaatccatagaTACACTCTCCCATACTTGGTCCGAAAGGTAATGGCTGCAAAAGGCCCTTGGTAGGCCAAGGTTTCACTCTTGCACCTCTGATAGATGTCACAACCTGCTACGAACTTCTTTACTTCCATTTTGAGCCCTGGCCAAAAGAACAACTGCTTCACTCGTGTGTAGGTATTCTGCACCCCTGAGTGTCCCCCCACAGCAGACCCATGTAAGGACTATATTATCTTCCTCTTGAGTTCACCATTGTTTCCTACCACCAGCCTTCCTTAGCATCTTAGCAAGCCTCCCACCAAGGAGTAATCTCCGTCCCCATCTTGGCTGATAGCTGCCTTTTCCAAAAAAGCCTTTACTTTCTCATCCCCTTTGTAACTAGCTATTACCTCTTGACACCACTCGGGTACTAAAGCAGTAATGGTGACCAAACTCCCTTCTTCATGACATCTAGAGAGGGCGTCCACAGCcacattttcctttcctttcttatactGAATAATGTAATCTAATCCCATAAGCTTGGACATCCCTTTCTTTTGAAGCTGGGTGTGCAATTACTATTGCAAAAGAAACTTTAAGCTCTCATAGTCTGTCTTGATAACAAACTTCTTTTTCCACAGCTATTAACACAACCAAAAACTCCTTTTCGTAGATGCTAAGCCCCACATGTTTCGCACCAAGAGCCTGGTTGAGGAAGGCTAATGGCCTTTCCTCCTACATTAGGACTACCCCAACCCCTGTTGCACAAGCGTTGATCTCTAGGATGAAAGGCTTGTTGAAATCTAGTAACCCGAGGATAGGTACCCTACTCATCGCCTCCTTCAGCCTTTCAAAGGCTGTATTCGCCTCTGACCCCTAATTAAatccttccttcttcaaaaCCTCAGTCAATGGTTTGCTAATGACCccataattcttaaaaaatcgGTGATAATAATCGGTCAATCCAAGGAATCCCCTCAATGCTTTGACTGTCCTTGGCCGTGGCTAAGCCACCATGGCTTCCACCTTCTTAGGATCTATGCTAACTCCTTCTTTTGAGATCAGATGCCCCAAGTATTCCACTTGAATTTGAACAAAAGCACACTTGGTTCTTTAATAAAGAGCTAATTGGATTTGAGGATTTCAAATGTAGTTCTCAAGTGGCTCAACTGTTGATTAAAGGAAGGGCTATAAatgaggatatcatcaaagaacactagtataaattttcttaagtacgactcaaatatttggttcataaggGATTGAAAAGTGGCTGAAGCATTGGTAAGCCCAgatggcatcaccaaaaattcaaaatggtcGTGGTGTGTCCTAAAGGCTGTTTTATGGGTATCCTCGGGTCTCATCCTTATTTGATGATAACCCGAGCGTAGGTCCAACTTTGAAAAAAACTTAGCTTGATGGAGTTCATCCAAGAGATCCTCCACTAGtggtatagggaatttgtccTTGATAGTCATAGCGTTAAGTTGgcgataatccacacaaaatcgccatgacccattttttttttttttttattagcagGACAAGGGATGCAAACGGGCTATGGCTGGATTTTATGAAGGACTATGGCACCATTTCCCTCACTATTTTTTCTATCATTGATTTCTAGATAGGTGGGTAGTGGTAGGATCTAATGTTAATGGGTTCTGAATTGGGTTTGAGGTTAATGACATGGTCTAATTCACGAGTAGGAGGAAGGGTTTTTGGTTCCATAAATAAATCCTTAAATTCAATCAACAATTTATCAAGGAGAACTGAATTGTGTACCTGGTTAAGCATTCCGTCCGGTGTGCTGACTTGGAAGTGAATTTTTCCTTGGTTCCCTGTACTGCTCTCATCTTCCTCCTTTGTCACAATGGAAAATAATTGGGTTAGATGGTCCCACCGGATTTTGAACACCTTTTTCAACCTCTTACTAGTGATCAATTTGCAGGTTCTTGCCTCTCTTTCCCAGTTAGAGTCAGTCTCCGTCCTTCCCTTTCAAAAGACACCTCCATCTTGTTTAAGTCAAAACTGATGGGACTaactcccttcatccaatccacaccTAAAACCACATCACAGCCTCCTAATCGCAAGAGCCTCAGATCTGCCTCGAACTCCTCTCTTTgcattttccaacaaaaaccATTGCAGGCCAATTTGCTTAATACCCTATGACCGTTAACCACTCTTACACTCAAGGGTGGTGTTCTCGAGAGTGGACACTTCAACCTTCGGGTCATGCCTTCATCAAGAAagttgtgggtactcccactatctatCAGGATCATAAGCTTTCCCCCCTTGGTCTGCCCGTCTACCTTAATAATCTTGTTGTTGGCAACTCCCTTCAATGCATGAAGGGATATTTCCCCATTATCTTCCTCCTCGACCTCCTCTGCGGTTCCTTCTTCCACCCTACTTAGCTCCCTTTCTTCACTTCCTTCCAACAACAAAATCTACCTCTTACACTGATGGCCAATGTGGTATTTGTCCCCACAGCGGAAACAAAGTCCAACTAGTCTCCTTTGTTCCCTTAATTGCTCCCCAAAAGGCATTGAGCTCAGGCCTGATCCACCTTTACCACCACCATTCACCTTTGCCGGTTCCCGACCATATCCTCTCCTCATAAGTTAGAGGCCCTTGCCATTATCCCTTTTGCCTATTGCctctatttttttaacaaagcCTCCACCACCAATTCTTGTAATCGGGCATTCTTGGCTGCCTATTCTATGGTTT from Diospyros lotus cultivar Yz01 chromosome 4, ASM1463336v1, whole genome shotgun sequence includes the following:
- the LOC127799785 gene encoding uncharacterized protein LOC127799785, which produces MSPLKALFGYKPPILPVVSNYSTVPTVEEYLQQRMEVLQQLKRELALAQNRMKQISDKKRSERNFEVGEEMYLRLWYPYLKSISHGQVSKLSPKYYGPFPIIDRIRQVAYRLQLSKNSHIHLVFHVSLLKKSVGAQKVSPSLPTLPRENREALKPEAIVDRRVIYQQGAPLIQVLVKWRDKMAEDSTWEYLFYLLKQFPRSANLLSILEDKNS